A section of the Saccopteryx leptura isolate mSacLep1 chromosome 6, mSacLep1_pri_phased_curated, whole genome shotgun sequence genome encodes:
- the TINF2 gene encoding TERF1-interacting nuclear factor 2 isoform X3 translates to MSTPPGAGPAALRFAAAASWLVVRRRRVEHFPRVLEFLRSLRAAAPGLVRYRHHERLCMGLKAKMVVELILQGRPWAQVLNVLHQHFPESGPVVRDPKATKQDLKKISEAQEAFCQQVKQLAEAPVDFAWKLQELEQEYGEPFLAAMEKLFFEYLCQLEKALPTPQAQQLQDVLKWMQPGVSVTTSFALSQYECSVTNSMDVTEPMEPSPPQQPRPTLHHPLPKATPGPHPPQGPASRKHPEPLAGHHFNLAPLGQRRTQSQWKSTRVGRKERPTVMLFPFRNLGSPTQVISEPENREEQGTHVTVPAGDVTTRATSTVKSRSSSQTLGGRAVKENLGDLSTSEQKENCWDCPLEPLRLSLSPPKAKNPVCPPSQCSPVITIGDLVLDSDEEEGEREGMESLENHEKTKFDTLIPTFYEYLPPSPSAVSVPPHDHVDSSDRTGMPSASCLSPSSSPLQAV, encoded by the exons ATGTCTACGCCCCCGGGGGCCGGTCCCGCTGCTTTGCGCTTTGCAGCTGCTGCCAGCTGGCTAGTAGTGCGCAGACGTCGCGTGGAACATTTCCCGCGAGTATTGGAGTTTCTGCGATCCCTTCGCGCTGCTGCCCCTGGCCTGGTTCGCTACCGCCACCACGAACGCTTGTGTATGGGTCTAAAGGCGAAG ATGGTGGTGGAACTGATCCTCCAGGGCCGGCCTTGGGCTCAGGTTCTGAATGTCCTGCATCAGCACTTTCCAGAGTCTGGACCTGTAGTGCGGGACCCCAAAGCT ACAAAGCAGGATCTGAAGAAGATCTCAGAGGCACAGGAAGCTTTTTGCCAGCAGGTGAAGCAGCTGGCAGAAGCCCCTGTGGATTTTGCTTGGAAGTTGCAG gAACTTGAACAAGAGTATGGGGAGCCCTTTCTGGCTGCTATGGAAAAGCTATTTTTTGAATACTTGTGTCAGCTGGAAAAAGCACTTCCTACACCACAGGCACAGCAG CTTCAGGATGTGCTGAAGTGGATGCAGCCTGGAGTTTCTGTCACTACTTCTTTTGCTTTGAGCCAGTATG agtgCTCTGTTACTAATTCAATGGATGTGACAGAGCCCATGGAGCCCAGTCCTCCTCAGCAACCAAGACCAACACTCCACCATCCTCTGCCAAAAGCCACGCCTGGCCCACACCCTCCTCAGGGACCAGCCTCAAGAAAGCACCCAGAACCTCTGGCTGGCCACCACTTCAATCTGGCACCTCTAGGACAGAGAAGAACCCAGTCCCAGTGGAAATCCACTAGGGTAGGCCGCAAGGAGCGCCCCACAGTCATGCTATTCCCCTTTAGGAATCTGGGTTCACCAACCCAGGTCATATCTGAACCTGAGAACAGGGAGGAACAAGGGACACACGTGACGGTTCCAGCAGGTGATGTCACCACAAGAGCAACCTCCACTGTGAAGTCAAGGAGTTCATCCCAGACCCTGGGTGGAAGGGCTGTGAAGGAGAACCTAGGTGACTTGTCTACCTCGGAGCAAAAGGA GAATTGCTGGGATTGTCCCCTGGAACCCCTGAGACTGTCATTATCACCTCCTAAGGCCAAGAATCCAG TGTGTCCTCCATCTCAGTGCAGCCCTGTCATTACCATAGGGGACTTGGTCTTGGACTCTGATGAGGAAGAGGGCGAGAGGGAAGGAATG GAGTCTCTGGAAAACCATGAGAAGACAAAGTTTGACACCCTAATCCCCACCTTCTATGAATACCTCCCTCCTAGCCCCAGTGCTGTGTCTGTCCCTCCCCATGACCATGTAGACTCCTCTGATAGGACTGGAATGCCCTCTGCATCCTGCctgtctccctcctcctcacctctACAGGCAGTTTAG
- the GMPR2 gene encoding GMP reductase 2 isoform X2 — protein MPHIDNDVKLDFKDVLLRPKRSTLKSRSEVDLTRSFSFRNSKQIYTGIPIIAANMDTVGTFEMAKVLCKFSLFTVVHKHYSLKQWKEFALQNPDCLEHLAVSSGTGSSDFEQLEQILEAIPHVKYVCVDVANGYSEHFVEFVKDVRKRFPEHTIMAGNVVTGEMVEELILSGADIIKVGIGPGSVCTTRKKTGVGYPQLSAVMECADAAHGLKGHIISDGGCSCPGDVAKAFGAGADFVMLGGMLAGHTESGGELIERDGKRYKLFYGMSSETAMKKYAGGVAEYRASEGQTVEVPFKGDVEHTVRDILGGIRSTCTYVGAAKLKELSRRTTFIRVTQQVQQ, from the exons ATGCCTCACATCGACAACGACGTCAAACTGGACTTCAAGGATGTCTTGTTGAGGCCCAAACGCAGTACCCTTAAGTCTCGAAGTGAG GTGGATCTCACAAGATCCTTCTCATTTCGCAACTCAAAGCAGATATACACTGGGATCCCCATCATTGCTGCCAATATGGATACTGTGGGCACCTTTGAGATGGCCAAGGTTCTCTGTAAG ttctcccTCTTCACTGTTGTCCACAAACACTACAGCCTCAAGCAGTGGAAAGAGTTTGCTCTCCAGAATCCTGACTGTCTTGAG CATCTGGCTGTCAGCTCAGGCACAGGATCTTCCGACTTTGAGCAGTTGGAACAGATCCTGGAAGCTATTCCCCACGTGAAATATGTATGCGTGGATGTGGCAAACGGCTACTCTGAGCACTTTGTTGAATTTGTCAAGGATGTACGGAAGCGCTTTCCTGAACACACCATCATG GCGGGGAATGTGGTAACAGGCGAGATGGTGGAAGAGCTGATCCTCTCTGGGGCTGACATCATCAAAGTGGGAATTGGACCAG GCTCTGTGTGTACCACCCGGAAGAAAACTGGAGTGGGATATCCACAGCTCAGTGCAGTGATGGAGTGTGCAGATGCTGCTCATGGCCTTAAAGGACACATCATTTCA GATGGAGGCTGCAGCTGTCCTGGGGATGTGGCCAAGGCTTTTG GGGCAGGGGCTGACTTCGTGATGCTGGGTGGCATGCTGGCTGGGCACACTGAGTCAGGTGGTGAGCTCATTGAAAGGGATGGCAAGAGATACAAGCTCTTCTACGGAATGAGTTCTGAAACAGCCATGAAGAAGTATGCTGGGGGTGTTGCCGAGTACAG GGcctcagagggacagacagtggaGGTGCCCTTCAAAGGGGATGTGGAACATACCGTCCGAGACATACTTGGAGGCATCCGTTCCACATGTACCTACGTGGGAGCAGCTAAGCTGAAGGAGCTGAGCCGGAGAACAACCTTCATCCGTGTCACCCAGCAG GTCCAGCAGTGA
- the TINF2 gene encoding TERF1-interacting nuclear factor 2 isoform X6 has product MSTPPGAGPAALRFAAAASWLVVRRRRVEHFPRVLEFLRSLRAAAPGLVRYRHHERLCMGLKAKMVVELILQGRPWAQVLNVLHQHFPESGPVVRDPKATKQDLKKISEAQEAFCQQVKQLAEAPVDFAWKLQELEQEYGEPFLAAMEKLFFEYLCQLEKALPTPQAQQLQDVLKWMQPGVSVTTSFALSQYGMDMGWPLPECSVTNSMDVTEPMEPSPPQQPRPTLHHPLPKATPGPHPPQGPASRKHPEPLAGHHFNLAPLGQRRTQSQWKSTRVGRKERPTVMLFPFRNLGSPTQVISEPENREEQGTHVTVPAGDVTTRATSTVKSRSSSQTLGGRAVKENLGDLSTSEQKENCWDCPLEPLRLSLSPPKAKNPGSSSCALPVCLPKALATSPGQLQPPSCTVRSN; this is encoded by the exons ATGTCTACGCCCCCGGGGGCCGGTCCCGCTGCTTTGCGCTTTGCAGCTGCTGCCAGCTGGCTAGTAGTGCGCAGACGTCGCGTGGAACATTTCCCGCGAGTATTGGAGTTTCTGCGATCCCTTCGCGCTGCTGCCCCTGGCCTGGTTCGCTACCGCCACCACGAACGCTTGTGTATGGGTCTAAAGGCGAAG ATGGTGGTGGAACTGATCCTCCAGGGCCGGCCTTGGGCTCAGGTTCTGAATGTCCTGCATCAGCACTTTCCAGAGTCTGGACCTGTAGTGCGGGACCCCAAAGCT ACAAAGCAGGATCTGAAGAAGATCTCAGAGGCACAGGAAGCTTTTTGCCAGCAGGTGAAGCAGCTGGCAGAAGCCCCTGTGGATTTTGCTTGGAAGTTGCAG gAACTTGAACAAGAGTATGGGGAGCCCTTTCTGGCTGCTATGGAAAAGCTATTTTTTGAATACTTGTGTCAGCTGGAAAAAGCACTTCCTACACCACAGGCACAGCAG CTTCAGGATGTGCTGAAGTGGATGCAGCCTGGAGTTTCTGTCACTACTTCTTTTGCTTTGAGCCAGTATGGTATGGACATGGGATGGCCACTTCCAG agtgCTCTGTTACTAATTCAATGGATGTGACAGAGCCCATGGAGCCCAGTCCTCCTCAGCAACCAAGACCAACACTCCACCATCCTCTGCCAAAAGCCACGCCTGGCCCACACCCTCCTCAGGGACCAGCCTCAAGAAAGCACCCAGAACCTCTGGCTGGCCACCACTTCAATCTGGCACCTCTAGGACAGAGAAGAACCCAGTCCCAGTGGAAATCCACTAGGGTAGGCCGCAAGGAGCGCCCCACAGTCATGCTATTCCCCTTTAGGAATCTGGGTTCACCAACCCAGGTCATATCTGAACCTGAGAACAGGGAGGAACAAGGGACACACGTGACGGTTCCAGCAGGTGATGTCACCACAAGAGCAACCTCCACTGTGAAGTCAAGGAGTTCATCCCAGACCCTGGGTGGAAGGGCTGTGAAGGAGAACCTAGGTGACTTGTCTACCTCGGAGCAAAAGGA GAATTGCTGGGATTGTCCCCTGGAACCCCTGAGACTGTCATTATCACCTCCTAAGGCCAAGAATCCAG GATCCTCCTCCTGTGCCCTCCCAGTGTGCTTACCAAAAGCCTTGGCCACATCCCCAGGACAGCTGCAGCCTCCATCCTGCACAGTAAGAAGCAACTGA
- the TINF2 gene encoding TERF1-interacting nuclear factor 2 isoform X1, with protein sequence MSTPPGAGPAALRFAAAASWLVVRRRRVEHFPRVLEFLRSLRAAAPGLVRYRHHERLCMGLKAKMVVELILQGRPWAQVLNVLHQHFPESGPVVRDPKATKQDLKKISEAQEAFCQQVKQLAEAPVDFAWKLQELEQEYGEPFLAAMEKLFFEYLCQLEKALPTPQAQQLQDVLKWMQPGVSVTTSFALSQYGMDMGWPLPECSVTNSMDVTEPMEPSPPQQPRPTLHHPLPKATPGPHPPQGPASRKHPEPLAGHHFNLAPLGQRRTQSQWKSTRVGRKERPTVMLFPFRNLGSPTQVISEPENREEQGTHVTVPAGDVTTRATSTVKSRSSSQTLGGRAVKENLGDLSTSEQKENCWDCPLEPLRLSLSPPKAKNPVCPPSQCSPVITIGDLVLDSDEEEGEREGMESLENHEKTKFDTLIPTFYEYLPPSPSAVSVPPHDHVDSSDRTGMPSASCLSPSSSPLQAV encoded by the exons ATGTCTACGCCCCCGGGGGCCGGTCCCGCTGCTTTGCGCTTTGCAGCTGCTGCCAGCTGGCTAGTAGTGCGCAGACGTCGCGTGGAACATTTCCCGCGAGTATTGGAGTTTCTGCGATCCCTTCGCGCTGCTGCCCCTGGCCTGGTTCGCTACCGCCACCACGAACGCTTGTGTATGGGTCTAAAGGCGAAG ATGGTGGTGGAACTGATCCTCCAGGGCCGGCCTTGGGCTCAGGTTCTGAATGTCCTGCATCAGCACTTTCCAGAGTCTGGACCTGTAGTGCGGGACCCCAAAGCT ACAAAGCAGGATCTGAAGAAGATCTCAGAGGCACAGGAAGCTTTTTGCCAGCAGGTGAAGCAGCTGGCAGAAGCCCCTGTGGATTTTGCTTGGAAGTTGCAG gAACTTGAACAAGAGTATGGGGAGCCCTTTCTGGCTGCTATGGAAAAGCTATTTTTTGAATACTTGTGTCAGCTGGAAAAAGCACTTCCTACACCACAGGCACAGCAG CTTCAGGATGTGCTGAAGTGGATGCAGCCTGGAGTTTCTGTCACTACTTCTTTTGCTTTGAGCCAGTATGGTATGGACATGGGATGGCCACTTCCAG agtgCTCTGTTACTAATTCAATGGATGTGACAGAGCCCATGGAGCCCAGTCCTCCTCAGCAACCAAGACCAACACTCCACCATCCTCTGCCAAAAGCCACGCCTGGCCCACACCCTCCTCAGGGACCAGCCTCAAGAAAGCACCCAGAACCTCTGGCTGGCCACCACTTCAATCTGGCACCTCTAGGACAGAGAAGAACCCAGTCCCAGTGGAAATCCACTAGGGTAGGCCGCAAGGAGCGCCCCACAGTCATGCTATTCCCCTTTAGGAATCTGGGTTCACCAACCCAGGTCATATCTGAACCTGAGAACAGGGAGGAACAAGGGACACACGTGACGGTTCCAGCAGGTGATGTCACCACAAGAGCAACCTCCACTGTGAAGTCAAGGAGTTCATCCCAGACCCTGGGTGGAAGGGCTGTGAAGGAGAACCTAGGTGACTTGTCTACCTCGGAGCAAAAGGA GAATTGCTGGGATTGTCCCCTGGAACCCCTGAGACTGTCATTATCACCTCCTAAGGCCAAGAATCCAG TGTGTCCTCCATCTCAGTGCAGCCCTGTCATTACCATAGGGGACTTGGTCTTGGACTCTGATGAGGAAGAGGGCGAGAGGGAAGGAATG GAGTCTCTGGAAAACCATGAGAAGACAAAGTTTGACACCCTAATCCCCACCTTCTATGAATACCTCCCTCCTAGCCCCAGTGCTGTGTCTGTCCCTCCCCATGACCATGTAGACTCCTCTGATAGGACTGGAATGCCCTCTGCATCCTGCctgtctccctcctcctcacctctACAGGCAGTTTAG
- the GMPR2 gene encoding GMP reductase 2 isoform X1, translated as MPHIDNDVKLDFKDVLLRPKRSTLKSRSEVDLTRSFSFRNSKQIYTGIPIIAANMDTVGTFEMAKVLCKFSLFTVVHKHYSLKQWKEFALQNPDCLEHLAVSSGTGSSDFEQLEQILEAIPHVKYVCVDVANGYSEHFVEFVKDVRKRFPEHTIMAGNVVTGEMVEELILSGADIIKVGIGPGSVCTTRKKTGVGYPQLSAVMECADAAHGLKGHIISDGGCSCPGDVAKAFGAGADFVMLGGMLAGHTESGGELIERDGKRYKLFYGMSSETAMKKYAGGVAEYRASEGQTVEVPFKGDVEHTVRDILGGIRSTCTYVGAAKLKELSRRTTFIRVTQQVNPIFSDVN; from the exons ATGCCTCACATCGACAACGACGTCAAACTGGACTTCAAGGATGTCTTGTTGAGGCCCAAACGCAGTACCCTTAAGTCTCGAAGTGAG GTGGATCTCACAAGATCCTTCTCATTTCGCAACTCAAAGCAGATATACACTGGGATCCCCATCATTGCTGCCAATATGGATACTGTGGGCACCTTTGAGATGGCCAAGGTTCTCTGTAAG ttctcccTCTTCACTGTTGTCCACAAACACTACAGCCTCAAGCAGTGGAAAGAGTTTGCTCTCCAGAATCCTGACTGTCTTGAG CATCTGGCTGTCAGCTCAGGCACAGGATCTTCCGACTTTGAGCAGTTGGAACAGATCCTGGAAGCTATTCCCCACGTGAAATATGTATGCGTGGATGTGGCAAACGGCTACTCTGAGCACTTTGTTGAATTTGTCAAGGATGTACGGAAGCGCTTTCCTGAACACACCATCATG GCGGGGAATGTGGTAACAGGCGAGATGGTGGAAGAGCTGATCCTCTCTGGGGCTGACATCATCAAAGTGGGAATTGGACCAG GCTCTGTGTGTACCACCCGGAAGAAAACTGGAGTGGGATATCCACAGCTCAGTGCAGTGATGGAGTGTGCAGATGCTGCTCATGGCCTTAAAGGACACATCATTTCA GATGGAGGCTGCAGCTGTCCTGGGGATGTGGCCAAGGCTTTTG GGGCAGGGGCTGACTTCGTGATGCTGGGTGGCATGCTGGCTGGGCACACTGAGTCAGGTGGTGAGCTCATTGAAAGGGATGGCAAGAGATACAAGCTCTTCTACGGAATGAGTTCTGAAACAGCCATGAAGAAGTATGCTGGGGGTGTTGCCGAGTACAG GGcctcagagggacagacagtggaGGTGCCCTTCAAAGGGGATGTGGAACATACCGTCCGAGACATACTTGGAGGCATCCGTTCCACATGTACCTACGTGGGAGCAGCTAAGCTGAAGGAGCTGAGCCGGAGAACAACCTTCATCCGTGTCACCCAGCAGGTGAACCCAATCTTCAGTGATGTGAACTAG
- the TINF2 gene encoding TERF1-interacting nuclear factor 2 isoform X5 encodes MSTPPGAGPAALRFAAAASWLVVRRRRVEHFPRVLEFLRSLRAAAPGLVRYRHHERLCMGLKAKMVVELILQGRPWAQVLNVLHQHFPESGPVVRDPKATKQDLKKISEAQEAFCQQVKQLAEAPVDFAWKLQELEQEYGEPFLAAMEKLFFEYLCQLEKALPTPQAQQLQDVLKWMQPGVSVTTSFALSQYGMDMGWPLPECSVTNSMDVTEPMEPSPPQQPRPTLHHPLPKATPGPHPPQGPASRKHPEPLAGHHFNLAPLGQRRTQSQWKSTRVGRKERPTVMLFPFRNLGSPTQVISEPENREEQGTHVTVPAGDVTTRATSTVKSRSSSQTLGGRAVKENLGDLSTSEQKENCWDCPLEPLRLSLSPPKAKNPGDLVLDSDEEEGEREGMESLENHEKTKFDTLIPTFYEYLPPSPSAVSVPPHDHVDSSDRTGMPSASCLSPSSSPLQAV; translated from the exons ATGTCTACGCCCCCGGGGGCCGGTCCCGCTGCTTTGCGCTTTGCAGCTGCTGCCAGCTGGCTAGTAGTGCGCAGACGTCGCGTGGAACATTTCCCGCGAGTATTGGAGTTTCTGCGATCCCTTCGCGCTGCTGCCCCTGGCCTGGTTCGCTACCGCCACCACGAACGCTTGTGTATGGGTCTAAAGGCGAAG ATGGTGGTGGAACTGATCCTCCAGGGCCGGCCTTGGGCTCAGGTTCTGAATGTCCTGCATCAGCACTTTCCAGAGTCTGGACCTGTAGTGCGGGACCCCAAAGCT ACAAAGCAGGATCTGAAGAAGATCTCAGAGGCACAGGAAGCTTTTTGCCAGCAGGTGAAGCAGCTGGCAGAAGCCCCTGTGGATTTTGCTTGGAAGTTGCAG gAACTTGAACAAGAGTATGGGGAGCCCTTTCTGGCTGCTATGGAAAAGCTATTTTTTGAATACTTGTGTCAGCTGGAAAAAGCACTTCCTACACCACAGGCACAGCAG CTTCAGGATGTGCTGAAGTGGATGCAGCCTGGAGTTTCTGTCACTACTTCTTTTGCTTTGAGCCAGTATGGTATGGACATGGGATGGCCACTTCCAG agtgCTCTGTTACTAATTCAATGGATGTGACAGAGCCCATGGAGCCCAGTCCTCCTCAGCAACCAAGACCAACACTCCACCATCCTCTGCCAAAAGCCACGCCTGGCCCACACCCTCCTCAGGGACCAGCCTCAAGAAAGCACCCAGAACCTCTGGCTGGCCACCACTTCAATCTGGCACCTCTAGGACAGAGAAGAACCCAGTCCCAGTGGAAATCCACTAGGGTAGGCCGCAAGGAGCGCCCCACAGTCATGCTATTCCCCTTTAGGAATCTGGGTTCACCAACCCAGGTCATATCTGAACCTGAGAACAGGGAGGAACAAGGGACACACGTGACGGTTCCAGCAGGTGATGTCACCACAAGAGCAACCTCCACTGTGAAGTCAAGGAGTTCATCCCAGACCCTGGGTGGAAGGGCTGTGAAGGAGAACCTAGGTGACTTGTCTACCTCGGAGCAAAAGGA GAATTGCTGGGATTGTCCCCTGGAACCCCTGAGACTGTCATTATCACCTCCTAAGGCCAAGAATCCAG GGGACTTGGTCTTGGACTCTGATGAGGAAGAGGGCGAGAGGGAAGGAATG GAGTCTCTGGAAAACCATGAGAAGACAAAGTTTGACACCCTAATCCCCACCTTCTATGAATACCTCCCTCCTAGCCCCAGTGCTGTGTCTGTCCCTCCCCATGACCATGTAGACTCCTCTGATAGGACTGGAATGCCCTCTGCATCCTGCctgtctccctcctcctcacctctACAGGCAGTTTAG
- the TINF2 gene encoding TERF1-interacting nuclear factor 2 isoform X2: MSTPPGAGPAALRFAAAASWLVVRRRRVEHFPRVLEFLRSLRAAAPGLVRYRHHERLCMGLKAKMVVELILQGRPWAQVLNVLHQHFPESGPVVRDPKATKQDLKKISEAQEAFCQQVKQLAEAPVDFAWKLQELEQEYGEPFLAAMEKLFFEYLCQLEKALPTPQLQDVLKWMQPGVSVTTSFALSQYGMDMGWPLPECSVTNSMDVTEPMEPSPPQQPRPTLHHPLPKATPGPHPPQGPASRKHPEPLAGHHFNLAPLGQRRTQSQWKSTRVGRKERPTVMLFPFRNLGSPTQVISEPENREEQGTHVTVPAGDVTTRATSTVKSRSSSQTLGGRAVKENLGDLSTSEQKENCWDCPLEPLRLSLSPPKAKNPVCPPSQCSPVITIGDLVLDSDEEEGEREGMESLENHEKTKFDTLIPTFYEYLPPSPSAVSVPPHDHVDSSDRTGMPSASCLSPSSSPLQAV, encoded by the exons ATGTCTACGCCCCCGGGGGCCGGTCCCGCTGCTTTGCGCTTTGCAGCTGCTGCCAGCTGGCTAGTAGTGCGCAGACGTCGCGTGGAACATTTCCCGCGAGTATTGGAGTTTCTGCGATCCCTTCGCGCTGCTGCCCCTGGCCTGGTTCGCTACCGCCACCACGAACGCTTGTGTATGGGTCTAAAGGCGAAG ATGGTGGTGGAACTGATCCTCCAGGGCCGGCCTTGGGCTCAGGTTCTGAATGTCCTGCATCAGCACTTTCCAGAGTCTGGACCTGTAGTGCGGGACCCCAAAGCT ACAAAGCAGGATCTGAAGAAGATCTCAGAGGCACAGGAAGCTTTTTGCCAGCAGGTGAAGCAGCTGGCAGAAGCCCCTGTGGATTTTGCTTGGAAGTTGCAG gAACTTGAACAAGAGTATGGGGAGCCCTTTCTGGCTGCTATGGAAAAGCTATTTTTTGAATACTTGTGTCAGCTGGAAAAAGCACTTCCTACACCACAG CTTCAGGATGTGCTGAAGTGGATGCAGCCTGGAGTTTCTGTCACTACTTCTTTTGCTTTGAGCCAGTATGGTATGGACATGGGATGGCCACTTCCAG agtgCTCTGTTACTAATTCAATGGATGTGACAGAGCCCATGGAGCCCAGTCCTCCTCAGCAACCAAGACCAACACTCCACCATCCTCTGCCAAAAGCCACGCCTGGCCCACACCCTCCTCAGGGACCAGCCTCAAGAAAGCACCCAGAACCTCTGGCTGGCCACCACTTCAATCTGGCACCTCTAGGACAGAGAAGAACCCAGTCCCAGTGGAAATCCACTAGGGTAGGCCGCAAGGAGCGCCCCACAGTCATGCTATTCCCCTTTAGGAATCTGGGTTCACCAACCCAGGTCATATCTGAACCTGAGAACAGGGAGGAACAAGGGACACACGTGACGGTTCCAGCAGGTGATGTCACCACAAGAGCAACCTCCACTGTGAAGTCAAGGAGTTCATCCCAGACCCTGGGTGGAAGGGCTGTGAAGGAGAACCTAGGTGACTTGTCTACCTCGGAGCAAAAGGA GAATTGCTGGGATTGTCCCCTGGAACCCCTGAGACTGTCATTATCACCTCCTAAGGCCAAGAATCCAG TGTGTCCTCCATCTCAGTGCAGCCCTGTCATTACCATAGGGGACTTGGTCTTGGACTCTGATGAGGAAGAGGGCGAGAGGGAAGGAATG GAGTCTCTGGAAAACCATGAGAAGACAAAGTTTGACACCCTAATCCCCACCTTCTATGAATACCTCCCTCCTAGCCCCAGTGCTGTGTCTGTCCCTCCCCATGACCATGTAGACTCCTCTGATAGGACTGGAATGCCCTCTGCATCCTGCctgtctccctcctcctcacctctACAGGCAGTTTAG
- the TINF2 gene encoding TERF1-interacting nuclear factor 2 isoform X4 codes for MSTPPGAGPAALRFAAAASWLVVRRRRVEHFPRVLEFLRSLRAAAPGLVRYRHHERLCMGLKAKMVVELILQGRPWAQVLNVLHQHFPESGPVVRDPKATKQDLKKISEAQEAFCQQVKQLAEAPVDFAWKLQELEQEYGEPFLAAMEKLFFEYLCQLEKALPTPQLQDVLKWMQPGVSVTTSFALSQYECSVTNSMDVTEPMEPSPPQQPRPTLHHPLPKATPGPHPPQGPASRKHPEPLAGHHFNLAPLGQRRTQSQWKSTRVGRKERPTVMLFPFRNLGSPTQVISEPENREEQGTHVTVPAGDVTTRATSTVKSRSSSQTLGGRAVKENLGDLSTSEQKENCWDCPLEPLRLSLSPPKAKNPVCPPSQCSPVITIGDLVLDSDEEEGEREGMESLENHEKTKFDTLIPTFYEYLPPSPSAVSVPPHDHVDSSDRTGMPSASCLSPSSSPLQAV; via the exons ATGTCTACGCCCCCGGGGGCCGGTCCCGCTGCTTTGCGCTTTGCAGCTGCTGCCAGCTGGCTAGTAGTGCGCAGACGTCGCGTGGAACATTTCCCGCGAGTATTGGAGTTTCTGCGATCCCTTCGCGCTGCTGCCCCTGGCCTGGTTCGCTACCGCCACCACGAACGCTTGTGTATGGGTCTAAAGGCGAAG ATGGTGGTGGAACTGATCCTCCAGGGCCGGCCTTGGGCTCAGGTTCTGAATGTCCTGCATCAGCACTTTCCAGAGTCTGGACCTGTAGTGCGGGACCCCAAAGCT ACAAAGCAGGATCTGAAGAAGATCTCAGAGGCACAGGAAGCTTTTTGCCAGCAGGTGAAGCAGCTGGCAGAAGCCCCTGTGGATTTTGCTTGGAAGTTGCAG gAACTTGAACAAGAGTATGGGGAGCCCTTTCTGGCTGCTATGGAAAAGCTATTTTTTGAATACTTGTGTCAGCTGGAAAAAGCACTTCCTACACCACAG CTTCAGGATGTGCTGAAGTGGATGCAGCCTGGAGTTTCTGTCACTACTTCTTTTGCTTTGAGCCAGTATG agtgCTCTGTTACTAATTCAATGGATGTGACAGAGCCCATGGAGCCCAGTCCTCCTCAGCAACCAAGACCAACACTCCACCATCCTCTGCCAAAAGCCACGCCTGGCCCACACCCTCCTCAGGGACCAGCCTCAAGAAAGCACCCAGAACCTCTGGCTGGCCACCACTTCAATCTGGCACCTCTAGGACAGAGAAGAACCCAGTCCCAGTGGAAATCCACTAGGGTAGGCCGCAAGGAGCGCCCCACAGTCATGCTATTCCCCTTTAGGAATCTGGGTTCACCAACCCAGGTCATATCTGAACCTGAGAACAGGGAGGAACAAGGGACACACGTGACGGTTCCAGCAGGTGATGTCACCACAAGAGCAACCTCCACTGTGAAGTCAAGGAGTTCATCCCAGACCCTGGGTGGAAGGGCTGTGAAGGAGAACCTAGGTGACTTGTCTACCTCGGAGCAAAAGGA GAATTGCTGGGATTGTCCCCTGGAACCCCTGAGACTGTCATTATCACCTCCTAAGGCCAAGAATCCAG TGTGTCCTCCATCTCAGTGCAGCCCTGTCATTACCATAGGGGACTTGGTCTTGGACTCTGATGAGGAAGAGGGCGAGAGGGAAGGAATG GAGTCTCTGGAAAACCATGAGAAGACAAAGTTTGACACCCTAATCCCCACCTTCTATGAATACCTCCCTCCTAGCCCCAGTGCTGTGTCTGTCCCTCCCCATGACCATGTAGACTCCTCTGATAGGACTGGAATGCCCTCTGCATCCTGCctgtctccctcctcctcacctctACAGGCAGTTTAG